A genome region from Clostridium pasteurianum includes the following:
- a CDS encoding transposase — translation MLTGKKHYTDEFKNRIVELYNSGKTITELSRQYSVAKSTISGWVKKGKTIVIDDNTTITLEEYNKLLKKVSQLEEEKEILKKAMDIFSEK, via the coding sequence ATGTTAACAGGGAAAAAGCACTATACAGATGAATTTAAAAATAGAATAGTAGAACTCTATAATTCTGGAAAGACAATTACAGAATTAAGTCGCCAATATTCTGTGGCAAAATCAACAATAAGCGGTTGGGTTAAAAAGGGGAAAACCATAGTTATAGACGATAATACAACTATTACATTAGAAGAGTATAACAAATTATTGAAAAAGGTATCACAGTTAGAAGAAGAAAAAGAAATATTAAAGAAGGCTATGGACATATTTTCAGAAAAGTAG
- a CDS encoding cell wall hydrolase encodes MKKFIWAIMLFVSIGFCFPNSCSASTFSIPKEGILYKPLSAVNDEKVEKNLYDEKVDSVQVFNPNGNSIYITNNDINLMAQVVYAESCSEPYEGKVAVASVILNRLQNPEFPKSIGDVVKQKYAFSCIRDGKITVSPNKECYNAVMDALHGNDPTPKAVYFYNPRISTSSWMNNIQKENVKIIGNHVFFRTYK; translated from the coding sequence ATGAAAAAATTCATTTGGGCTATTATGCTTTTTGTTTCAATTGGATTTTGTTTTCCTAATTCTTGTAGTGCAAGTACTTTTTCTATACCAAAGGAGGGAATTCTTTATAAACCTTTATCAGCAGTCAATGATGAAAAGGTCGAGAAAAATTTATATGATGAAAAGGTCGATTCTGTTCAGGTTTTTAATCCTAATGGCAATTCCATTTATATCACCAATAATGATATTAATTTAATGGCACAGGTGGTATACGCTGAAAGTTGCTCAGAACCATACGAAGGTAAAGTGGCTGTAGCATCTGTTATTCTAAACAGACTTCAAAACCCAGAGTTTCCTAAATCCATAGGCGATGTAGTTAAACAAAAATATGCTTTTTCATGCATCAGAGATGGGAAAATAACAGTATCACCAAATAAAGAATGCTACAATGCAGTTATGGATGCTTTACATGGAAATGATCCAACTCCCAAAGCTGTATATTTTTATAACCCGAGAATATCAACATCCTCATGGATGAATAACATACAAAAAGAAAATGTAAAAATTATAGGCAATCACGTATTTTTTAGAACATATAAATAG
- the cdaA gene encoding diadenylate cyclase CdaA codes for MEVIDIIENSLKGLTVWSVVDILVVTYIFYKIYSIMRETRAVQLLKGILLIILLIPLSEIFNLTMLNWILQRTITIGVLSIIIIFQPEIRRALEHLGRSAFAEGHILQDRDAIDKLLKEIITSVKNLSESKTGALIIIEQATGLEDIISSGTRIDAIVSSALLENIFVVNTPLHDGATIIRNDRIVASGCFLPLTSNNDLNKKLGTRHRAGIGISENSDALVLIVSEETGNISLAINGKLTRNYTPEKLKEILMNIIMNRYRKKITFWEKVKGWTQKQKKK; via the coding sequence TTGGAAGTAATAGACATTATAGAAAATTCTCTTAAGGGATTAACTGTGTGGTCTGTAGTTGATATACTTGTTGTTACATACATATTTTATAAAATTTATAGTATCATGAGAGAAACCAGAGCTGTGCAGCTGTTAAAGGGAATACTTTTAATAATTTTATTGATACCTCTAAGTGAAATTTTTAATCTTACAATGCTTAATTGGATTTTACAGAGAACTATAACTATAGGTGTTCTCTCTATAATAATAATATTTCAACCGGAAATAAGAAGAGCTCTTGAACATCTTGGAAGAAGTGCATTTGCTGAAGGACATATTTTGCAGGATAGAGATGCAATAGATAAGCTGTTAAAAGAGATTATTACCAGTGTGAAAAATTTATCAGAGAGCAAAACAGGGGCACTTATTATAATTGAGCAGGCCACTGGTCTTGAGGATATAATAAGCTCAGGTACCAGAATTGATGCTATAGTATCATCGGCATTATTAGAAAATATATTTGTAGTAAATACACCTCTCCATGATGGAGCGACAATAATAAGAAATGACAGAATTGTAGCTTCAGGGTGTTTCTTGCCACTTACTTCGAATAATGACTTAAATAAAAAGCTTGGAACGAGGCATAGAGCGGGAATAGGAATATCAGAGAATTCTGATGCCTTAGTTCTAATAGTATCAGAAGAAACCGGAAATATATCACTTGCTATAAATGGAAAACTCACAAGAAATTATACCCCTGAAAAATTGAAAGAAATATTGATGAATATAATTATGAATAGGTACAGAAAGAAAATTACATTTTGGGAGAAGGTGAAAGGGTGGACACAAAAACAAAAAAAGAAATAG
- the trxA gene encoding thioredoxin — protein sequence MVKEINDSIFDEEIKNSEKPVVVDFWAPWCGPCKMLGPVMDEVSNELDSKAKFVKVNVDDNPAVAGKFSIASIPTVMIFKNGNPVDTLVGFRPKQSIVSSIEKHI from the coding sequence ATGGTAAAAGAAATTAATGATTCTATTTTTGATGAAGAGATAAAAAATTCAGAAAAGCCTGTAGTAGTTGACTTTTGGGCTCCATGGTGCGGACCATGTAAGATGCTTGGACCTGTAATGGATGAAGTATCTAATGAACTTGATAGCAAAGCAAAATTTGTAAAGGTAAATGTTGATGATAATCCAGCAGTAGCAGGCAAATTTAGTATAGCAAGTATACCTACAGTTATGATCTTTAAAAATGGAAATCCTGTCGATACTTTAGTTGGCTTCAGACCTAAACAGTCAATTGTATCGTCTATAGAAAAACACATATAG
- a CDS encoding NAD(P)/FAD-dependent oxidoreductase has translation MERYDIAIIGSGPAGLSAAVNAKVRNKKIIVFGNKNLSKKLGLAPVINNYLGFYGIKGDELKSKFKEHIDKLGIQIQDLKVNNIYAMGEYFSIMTSGETYEASKVILAMGMEHTKPLNGEDKFLGRGVGYCATCDAPLYKDKVATVVGYNKEAESEANYLDEIASKVYYVPMYRDEYKLNPGVELVKDAPVEIVGDKKVEKLKLKSNEIETDGIFVLKDSAPPEQLVPGLEVEDGHIKVNRKMETNIDGCYAAGDCTGKPYQYMKAVGEGQVAALNAVEKLK, from the coding sequence ATGGAGAGATACGATATAGCCATAATAGGTAGTGGACCAGCAGGGTTATCGGCAGCAGTAAATGCTAAGGTTAGGAATAAGAAAATTATTGTTTTTGGAAACAAGAATTTGAGTAAGAAATTAGGCCTAGCACCTGTTATAAATAATTACCTCGGTTTTTATGGAATAAAGGGCGATGAATTAAAAAGTAAATTTAAAGAACATATAGATAAGTTAGGTATACAAATACAAGATTTAAAGGTAAACAATATATATGCCATGGGAGAATATTTTTCTATAATGACCAGTGGCGAAACTTATGAAGCATCAAAAGTTATACTTGCTATGGGTATGGAACACACTAAACCATTAAATGGTGAAGATAAGTTTTTAGGTAGAGGTGTGGGCTATTGTGCCACTTGTGATGCTCCTTTGTATAAAGATAAAGTTGCGACAGTAGTTGGCTATAATAAAGAAGCGGAAAGTGAAGCTAATTATTTAGATGAAATTGCATCTAAGGTTTATTATGTTCCTATGTACAGAGATGAGTATAAATTGAATCCTGGCGTAGAACTTGTAAAAGATGCTCCTGTAGAAATTGTCGGAGATAAAAAAGTAGAAAAGCTAAAGCTTAAGTCAAATGAAATTGAGACGGATGGAATATTTGTATTAAAGGACAGCGCTCCTCCAGAACAACTGGTTCCAGGGCTAGAAGTTGAAGATGGTCATATAAAAGTAAATAGAAAGATGGAAACTAATATAGATGGCTGCTATGCGGCAGGAGACTGCACAGGAAAGCCTTATCAGTATATGAAAGCAGTTGGAGAAGGACAGGTAGCGGCACTGAATGCCGTGGAGAAATTAAAATAG